In a genomic window of Pieris brassicae chromosome 7, ilPieBrab1.1, whole genome shotgun sequence:
- the LOC123712291 gene encoding actin-related protein 2/3 complex subunit 5-B, whose translation MAKNTSSSAFRKIDIDQYNEDNFREDEAEQSIPAGPDEGEVCTLLNQGKYVDALKHVLTNAPIGTTNQQVKDNALALTLKVLLAIKSVQIEEAVANLSVDDIDILMKYIYRGFEYPSEGSSGHLLLWHEKAYNIGGSGSIVRVLSDRMKV comes from the exons ATGGCTAAAAACACATCCAGTTCAGCCTTTCGTAAAATCGATATTGATCAATATAACGAAGACAACTTCAGGGAAGATGAAGCAGAACAATCAATACCCGCCGGACCTGATGAAGGAGAAGTTTGCACACTGCTTAACCA aggTAAATATGTTGATGCACTTAAGCATGTATTAACCAATGCTCCAATTGGCACCACTAATCAACAAGTAaaa gaCAATGCCTTGGCGCTGACATTAAAGGTACTTCTAGCCATTAAGTCCGTGCAAATTGAGGAGGCTGTAGCTAACCTTTCTGTAGATGATATTGACATCTTGatgaagtatatatatagaggATTTGAATATCCTTCTGAAGGATCTAGCGGACATCTTCTGTTATGGCATGAAAAAGCGTATAACATTGGAGGCTCAGGATCAATAGTAAGAGTCCTATCAGACAGAATGaaagtttaa
- the LOC123712641 gene encoding protein timeless, translating into MEWVLRGPQIHSTFSSLGFAHAEGYHIHENCNAALESILNNILTEDKNLRTYRRSISFGQNIKKDLIPLLLHVKDDKTIELLMKILVNLTIPVECLLSVDSISNSEVGKHTIFEINSLLSSTKAAFVDNRATKVIVEFLKKNSDFKQKTKLTLEQCANISNTLLFLRNILHIPEDVIISSSYSGHILQNQIIWNLFSQSIDKTLIKLMTIQDSINWGVTMVQLVALLYKDQHVTMLHKLLNIWLGTSLSESSEDNESNTSPTDRGRDDSSPMLTSDPTSDSSDTGASGKTNGGSVSPDNSWVSTRNMGEQTFQLEPMQEKSCFIKNNEQGENSYEKDINNEILKPKEKTETKNRDELINDTKMTLEKSDCGYGTQNENQEVISISSNEDDWPFKKPVHQKPHNPKQKPNNKMRASVTLQERKRKKIVKRGKAKIINVQGLSHNMPTDEDISNVLKEFTVDFLLRGYNSLVRTLHTQILTNMQLEIDTSHFFWLVTYFLKFATQIELDLDHVNSVLSYDIVLYLTAEGVNLCEQFELAIKLDGYDLKPSIRRLHLVVTAIREFVQAIEVYQKSNHISQKDKEVLVQLQMKMSETNELRSLFVLLLRHYNPKYHSKQYLQDLIVTNHILLMFLDNIMHLPDYKGSGKMIDHLRQFATPEVMHQYGLLLEDYEGNGEYVNDCVFTLMHYVGGELGCLISLYQPKILKTFTSIWKSEFEICDDWSDLIEYVINTFIKKPHSLQRTASFRLDTESFDDDKVRKDLIDDSKEFMLDVKDTDIWTEDELSAFNWIYMQSNTSSDVVGEIIKLFKDDGVVKTRESVIKQLYKQSIIQRNEFDKLLNEDSERNTKTKTREGRNDDIGKICEYITKDGKSNCLDWVQNVLIETCHAKVCLEKMRVQQDKEEVSEDKIGFHTTPKRPKDMPVISPVSYYSLLFNRSVPLVPWNCEQTAICKDLQFLQLLHKLGFYMPVDTGKMFIRIPYFWTPDCLYEVASKISYIDKFELKFSFSDISKISDLNSSKTTVRLQDQPQNMVLTVIPENIFQIDKSKHIAGIVNYTPIETTGAGWLQVVQKSHEIKFTMDRERTIIHTESETVLEEIKHPFGIPMEQDGELSVEVADSGKDDPISYSQAESEYYCNSIETASVASDLTRMYVSDEYEKSEIVHRSSADKHFHDDQNSIDIDSGAGKRARVHFTSPFS; encoded by the exons ATGGAGTGGGTTCTGCGGGGTCCTCAAATTCACAGCACATTCAGTAGTCTTGGATTCGCTCATGCAGAGGGATATCACATACATGAAAACTGCAATG CTGCTTTGGAAtctattcttaataatatccTGACCGAAGATAAAAATCTGCGGACATATAGAAGAAGCATAAGTTTCGGGCAGAATATTAAGAAAGATTTAATACCGCTTTTATTACATGTAAAGGATGACAAAACAATTGAACTTCTGATGAAGATACTCGTAAATTTGACGATACCGGTGGAGTGTTTGTTGTCAGTGGATAGCATATCGAATTCCGAAGTTGGCAAACACactatatttgaaattaatagcTTATTGTCGTCTACAAAAGCTGCCTTTGTGGACAATAGAGCAACTAAAGTAATAGTGGAGTTTCTTAAAAAGAATTCGGATTtcaaacaaaagacaaaattaaCATTGGAACAATGTGCGAATATAAGCAACACGTTATTGTTTTTGCGGAATATTCTTCATATTCCAGAAGACGTTATTATATCATCTAGTTATAGTGGACACATATTACAAAATCAGATAATATGGAATCTTTTCAGTCAAAGCATTGacaaaactttaataaagCTGATGACTATTCAGGATTCG ATAAATTGGGGTGTAACAATGGTTCAATTGGTAGCTTTGCTTTATAAAGATCAACACGTGACAATGTTACATAAGCTCCTAAATATATGGTTGGGAACATCTTTGTCGGAGAGCTCTGAGGATAATGAGAGTAATACGTCGCCAACTGACAGGG GGAGGGACGATTCATCACCAATGCTAACATCTGATCCGACTTCTGATTCCTCTGACACGGGTGCAAGTGGAAAGACAAATGGAGGTTCTGTTTCTCCTGACAATAGTTGGGTATCAACCAGAAATATGGGCGAGCAGACGTTCCAATTAGAGCCAATGCAAGAGAAAtcctgttttattaaaaataatgaacaaGGAGAGAATTCGTATGAGAAAGATATCAAC AACGAAATCTTAAAACCCAAAGAGAAAACTGAAACCAAAAACCGCGATGAACTAATAAATGATACAAAGATGACACTAGAAAAGTCAGATTGCGGTTATGGCACACAAAATGAGAATCAGGAAGTGATTTCGATTTCTAGTAATGAAGATGATTGGCCATTTAAGAAACCAGTGCATCAGAAGCCACATAATCCTAAACAGAagcctaataataaaatgcgaGCGAGTGTCACACTTCAAGAGaggaaaagaaagaaaattgtGAAGCGAGGGAAGGCTAAAAT aaTAAACGTCCAAGGACTCTCACATAATATGCCAACGGACGAGGATATATCAAACGTTCTAAAGGAGTTCACTGTAGACTTCCTTTTGAGGGGTTACAACTCCTTAGTCCGAACCTTGCACACACAAATTTTGACGAATATGCAATTAGAAATAGACACGTCACATTTCTTCTGGCTCGTTacctactttttaaaattcgcGACTCAGATTGAACTGGATTTGGATCATGTTAATTCTGTGCTATCCTACGATATTGTACTGTATTTGACAGCTGAAGGTGTGAATTTGTGCGAGCAATTTGAACTCGCGATTAAGTTGGATGGATATGATTTGAAACCAAGTATTCGGAGGCTGCATTTG GTCGTGACAGCAATCCGCGAGTTTGTTCAAGCTATTGAAGTTTATCAAAAGTCAAATCATATTAGTCAAAAGGATAAAGAGGTTCTTGTTCAATTGCAAATGAAAATGTCTGAGACTAACGAACTTCGATCCTTATTTGTGTTGCTATTACGTCACTATAATCCCAAGTATCACTCTAAACAATACCTACAG gaTCTTATAGTGACAAAtcacattttattaatgttccTGGATAACATCATGCACTTGCCAGACTACAAGGGTTCAGGAAAAATGATTGACCATTTGAGAca ATTTGCAACCCCCGAAGTAATGCACCAATACGGGCTTCTACTAGAGGATTATGAGGGTAATGGTGAATATGTAAACGATTGCGTATTTACATTAATGCACTATGTTGGAGGGGAGCTGGGTTGTCTAATTTCCCTCTACCAGCCCAAAATACTTAAGACCTTCACGTCTATATGGAAATCCGAGTTTGAGATTTGTGat GATTGGTCAGATCTAATTGAAtacgtaataaatacatttataaagaaGCCGCATAGTCTCCAACGAACTGCGTCATTCCGATTAGATACAGAGAGTTTCGACGATGATAAAGTCCGTAAAGACCTTATTGATGATTCGAAGGAGTTCATGTTGGATGTGAAAGATACtgatat ATGGACAGAAGACGAGCTTTCGGCTTTCAATTGGATATACATGCAAAGTAATACATCGTCCGATGTTGTTGgggaaataataaaacttttcaaaGATGACGGAGTTGTTAAAACTCGCGAAAGTGTGATTAAACAATTGTACAAACAGTCGATAATACAGCGCAATGAATTCGACAAATTGCTAAACGAAGACTCAGAAAGAAATACCAAAACTAAGACGCGGGAAGGAAGGAACGACGACATTGGAAAAATTTGCGAATACATAACCAAAGATGGCAAAAGTAATTGTCTCGATTGGGTCCAGAATGTTTTGATTGAAACCTGCCACGCTAAAGTATGTTTGGAGAAAATGAGGGTACAGCAGGATAAGGAGGAGGTGTCTGAGGACAAAATTGGCTTCCATACTACGCCGAAAAGGCCAAAAGACATGCCTGTTATTTCACCGGTTTCATATTATTCACTCT tGTTCAATCGGTCTGTCCCGTTGGTGCCGTGGAATTGTGAACAGACCGCGATATGTAAGGACTTGCAGTTTTTACAACTTTTACACAAATTGGGATTTTATATGCCGGTTGATACAGGCAAAATGTTTATAAGGATACCATATTTCTGGACACCCGACTGTTTGTATGAAGTTGCGAgtaaaatttcatatatagacaaat TTGAACTCAAGTTCTCCTTCAGCGATATATCAAAGATAAGTGATTTGAACTCGTCAAAAACGACTGTAAGATTACAGGACCAACCTCAGAATATGGTCCTCACGGTGATCCCTGAGAACATTTTTCAGATTGATAAATCAAAACACATCGCTGGAATTGTTAATTATACTCCcat aGAGACGACGGGGGCAGGTTGGTTACAAGTTGTTCAAAAATCACATGAGATCAAATTTACCATGGATCGTGAAAG GACAATAATACACACCGAGAGTGAAACAGTGCTGGAGGAAATTAAGCACCCCTTTGGTATTCCGATGGAACAGGATGGGGAGCTGAGCGTAGAAGTGGCGGATTCAGGCAAAGACGATCCCATTAGTTACAGCCAAGCTGAATCCGAATATTATTGTAACAG tatcgAGACGGCATCAGTTGCTTCAGATCTCACAAGGATGTACGTATCAGATGAATATGAAAAGTCCGAAATTGTTCATCGTTCATCCGCAGACAAACACTTTCACGATGACCAGAACTCAATAGATATAGATAGCGGCGCGGGAAAGAGAGCCAGAGTACATTTCACATCACCTTTTTCTTAA
- the LOC123712290 gene encoding programmed cell death protein 10, whose translation MTMGDELPVTSLVLPVLIRPVLSQLEKYHVGGSQTLRAALTKAEAAVPGLNYDLVAGIMRRAEIPVNMNESLLRLQGTLTEAECADLRLNRSEEAFQELNKKSSALKKILSRIPDEITDRKTFLETIKEIASAIKKLLDAVNEVSTYTPGAGKQALEQRKREFVKYSKRFSNTLKEYFKEGQANAVFVSALYLIHQTNQILYTVKSKSE comes from the exons ATGACAATGGGCGATGAATTACCCGTTACTTCCTTGGTTTTGCCTGTACTGATACGCCCAGTATTATCACAG cTTGAAAAGTACCATGTTGGTGGTTCTCAAACATTACGTGCAGCTCTCACTAAAGCTGAAGCCGCAGTTCCTGGGCTTAACTATGATTTGGTGGCTGGAATCATGAGACGGGCAGAGATACCTGTAAATATGAATGAAAGCTTGCTACGTTTACAAGGGACACTTACTGAGGCAGAAT GTGCAGATTTGAGACTGAACCGATCTGAGGAGGCATTCCAAGAATTGAACAAAAAATCTTCAGCACTGAAGAAAATTCTGAGTAGAATTCCTGATGAGATCACTGATCGCAAAACTTTCCTGGAGACTATTAA agAAATTGCTTCAGCTATAAAGAAGCTACTGGATGCTGTTAATGAGGTTTCTACCTACACCCCGGGAGCCGGGAAACAGGCATTGGAGCAAAGAAAAAGAGAATTTGTCAAGTACTCAAAGAGGTTCTCCAACACACTGAAGGAGTATTTCAAAGAGGGACA AGCAAACGCTGTTTTCGTGAGTGCCTTGTATTTGATTCATCAAACAAATCAAATTCTCTACACAGTGAAGAGCAAGTCAgaatga